The genomic window GCAGCCTCGCTGAGGCGAGGATCCCGCCCGAGATAGGGCCCGATGTGGAGTTCGCCGGTCATCGCCACATCGTTCACCGGGAAGTTGTCCCAATAGAGGGGTCGGCGACCGGTCGCGCGGGCGAAGACGTCGGCGTCGGCGGCATCCAGCTCCGGCGAGCAGATCGCACGGCCCGTCCAGAACAGGCGCGTGTGCGGGTGCAGGCCCGAACCCAGCGCCGCGATGTACGGCTCGTCCCCGCGGCCGCAGTACAGCGTCGGGCAGACCGTCAGCCTGCTTCCGCCGGCGCTGTCGAGCGCGCGCTCGAGCGAGCGGACCAGGGAGAGCTGAGCCGCCACGAGGTCGGGGAAAGCCGCCACGTCGCCGGGGTGCTGGAGGCGCCAGGGGATGTCGTCGAGGAACAGCGCGACATCGGTGATGCCGAGTTCGCGGACGGAGTCGAGCTTCGCGTGGACCGCCGCGGTATCGTCCGGCTCTGCGTACCGCATCGACAGGCCCGGGGACAGCCCGTAGGAGAGGGAGATCTCTGCCGCCCGCGCGCGATCGGTGAGGATCTGCAGTTCGTCGGCCGCCGCGCGGTCATAGGGCTCGCGCCAGCGACGACGTGTGAAGGGATCGTCCTTCGGCGAGTACACATAGGTGTTCATGCCGATCTCGGCGATGAAATCGACCATGTCCAGGCGCTGGTCGGTGGTCCACGGACGGCCATAGAAGCCTTCGACGATGCCCTTGGTCTCGATCCCGCTCACAGCGATCGCACCCGGGAGCGATAGCGGGCGACGGCCTCGACGTTGAGCGCGTCGCCGCCGGGGATGTTGCTCGAGGTGAACACGGCGGGGACGCTGCCCGAGGCCACCGCGATGGCAGACGCTTCGATGGCGATCGCGTGGAGGATCGCGGCCCCCGTGACGGTCGAGGTCGGCCCCATCGGCGCTGGGATGCTGGGCACCGCCGTGGCGGCGTCGCCCGCCGTCCCGAGGTTGTCGATGACGATGTCGGCGAGCTCGAGCAGACCCGGCGAGTGTGCCACGGCGGCCGTGGACTCCGCGTGAGCGCGACTGAGGATGCCGATGACGGTCAGCCCCCGAGCCTGCGCGGCGCGCGCCAGTTCGATCGCGACCTGATTGCGGCTCGAGTTGGAGACGAGGATGAACGTGTCATCGGGCCCGGGATCGATGTCGGCGAAGACGGCGTCGCCGATCCCGGCAGTCCGCTCCAGCGCGGTGGACAGGACGGCGTTCCCGTGCAGCATCAGCGATTCGACGAGCACCGGGTCGACAGCGGCCAGGCCGCCGGCACGGTAGAAGGCCTCCAGCGCCAGCATGTGCGAATGCCCCGACCCGAAGATGTGCACGAGCCCGTCACGCATAAGGGTGCGCGCGACCGCACGACCAGCCACGGCCAGAGACTCGTGCTGCTCGTCCGCCAGTCGCGCGAGGAGCGATGCGGCGTGGGCGAGATAGCTCGCAGCCGGCGCCGAGAGCGCCTCGGCGTTCTGATCGATCATGGGGCTCTCCATCCGGTCATGTGGTGATCGTAGGCGTCCCCCAGCGTCTCGGTCACGAGCGCCCACGCGCCGTCGAGGGGATCGCCCGCGGCAGGGGCGATCTCACGCTCACCATCGTGCGCGAACCGCGCCTCCAGCTGCGCGCGCAGCGGCGTGCCCGGCGCCACCAGCCTGCCGCTCATCGCGATCCGCACCGGCCGGGTCGACACCACTGCAGAAGCGGCGCGCGCCGTGCGAGCAAGCTCGTCCGCGGCCTCGTCCACGATGGCCAGGGCGACGGCATCGCCGCCGCGCGCGGCATCCAGCACGTCGACGGCGAACGCTGCAATCGAGGCCACAGGGCGCGGAAGCGAATGCAGGCGCGCAGCCAGTCCGGCCTCGACGCCGAACCGCGCCCTGCAGGCCTCGGAGAGCGAGGTCGGTCCCGACCTGCCGTCCGCTGCCCGCAGGGCCGCCTCCACTCCGCGGCTCCCGATCCAGAAGCCGCTGCCGGCATCCCCGAGGAGGAATCCGTCGCCATCCACGAGGCGGAACCCGTCGACGCCGGGATCGAAGCCGATGCAGGCGATGCCCGTTCCGACGGTGAGAACCACACCGGCAGCGCCGGAGAAGGCGCCCGCGTGCGCCGTCAAGGCGTCCGCGGCAACCGACACCCGCTCGGCGCCGAGCGCAAGGCCGACGCGAGCGGCCAGCTCTTCGCGCTCGCTCGAAGAAGCCGGCAGGGTCGTCAGGCCGAGCACCATGTGGCGGATCGCCGGGATACCGCCGGGGAGGTGGGTGAGGCAGCGGCGGATGCGGTCGATCAGGCCCTCTCCGAGGTCGCCCTCGAGTCGCCCCAGGCCCTCCACGACGACGGGTTCCGCAGCTCCGGTGACGCGCACCCGGATCCCCGTCTGACCGCCGTCGACGGCGACATCCACCGCGGCCGTCATGCCGCTCTCACTACTGTGGAGAGCGCATCGACGAGATGGGATGAGGGCCGATGGGAATCCGCCGGGCGCGCAAGGCCGACACCGACGACCTCTACGCCGTGTGCCTGGGCACCGGCGCCGATGGGACTGACGCGAGCGATCTCTACGACGATCCCCGCCTGCTCGGAGAGGTGTTCGTCGGCCCCTACCTGCGCCACTCCCCCGACTTCGCCTGGGCGTACGCCGACGCGGACGACCGCGCACGAGGGTACGTACTCGGCGTCCTCGACACGACTTCGTTCGAGAACGTGCTGGCCACCGCATGGTGGCCGGTGCTGCGGGCGCGGCATCCTCTCGTGCCTGAGACGGCGAATCCGCACGATCGGGAGATAGTCGAGTACCTCCACCACCCGCAGCGGCGGCCCGCCTCGCTTCTGGAGGCCTACCCCTCGCACCTGCACATCGACATGCTCCCCGATGTGCAGGGGGGC from Microbacterium sulfonylureivorans includes these protein-coding regions:
- a CDS encoding protein O-GlcNAcase, which gives rise to MSGIETKGIVEGFYGRPWTTDQRLDMVDFIAEIGMNTYVYSPKDDPFTRRRWREPYDRAAADELQILTDRARAAEISLSYGLSPGLSMRYAEPDDTAAVHAKLDSVRELGITDVALFLDDIPWRLQHPGDVAAFPDLVAAQLSLVRSLERALDSAGGSRLTVCPTLYCGRGDEPYIAALGSGLHPHTRLFWTGRAICSPELDAADADVFARATGRRPLYWDNFPVNDVAMTGELHIGPYLGRDPRLSEAAAGIIANPMPLAEASKIALAGVADFCRDPEGFDPEKSWDAALGRVSGARDAADFREFADAFRGSALCTDDAPRLGDTLDRFAFRYEFDDRAAAVSELRAELQRLAGVADRMRRLDNAALGAEIAPWIEQYTRGIDALIVAVDSLDASGSGGPPEVIGAERDAVFARLQGLRSTGLRAFGDRVDMFLSDIVGEFSSR
- a CDS encoding sugar isomerase domain-containing protein, with amino-acid sequence MIDQNAEALSAPAASYLAHAASLLARLADEQHESLAVAGRAVARTLMRDGLVHIFGSGHSHMLALEAFYRAGGLAAVDPVLVESLMLHGNAVLSTALERTAGIGDAVFADIDPGPDDTFILVSNSSRNQVAIELARAAQARGLTVIGILSRAHAESTAAVAHSPGLLELADIVIDNLGTAGDAATAVPSIPAPMGPTSTVTGAAILHAIAIEASAIAVASGSVPAVFTSSNIPGGDALNVEAVARYRSRVRSL
- a CDS encoding N-acetylglucosamine kinase translates to MTAAVDVAVDGGQTGIRVRVTGAAEPVVVEGLGRLEGDLGEGLIDRIRRCLTHLPGGIPAIRHMVLGLTTLPASSSEREELAARVGLALGAERVSVAADALTAHAGAFSGAAGVVLTVGTGIACIGFDPGVDGFRLVDGDGFLLGDAGSGFWIGSRGVEAALRAADGRSGPTSLSEACRARFGVEAGLAARLHSLPRPVASIAAFAVDVLDAARGGDAVALAIVDEAADELARTARAASAVVSTRPVRIAMSGRLVAPGTPLRAQLEARFAHDGEREIAPAAGDPLDGAWALVTETLGDAYDHHMTGWRAP
- a CDS encoding GNAT family N-acetyltransferase produces the protein MGIRRARKADTDDLYAVCLGTGADGTDASDLYDDPRLLGEVFVGPYLRHSPDFAWAYADADDRARGYVLGVLDTTSFENVLATAWWPVLRARHPLVPETANPHDREIVEYLHHPQRRPASLLEAYPSHLHIDMLPDVQGGGRGGRMLGTLLDALADAGSPGVHLGVSPANLRAIGFYEHFRFEAEPSASSADELIMIRAL